One region of Clostridia bacterium genomic DNA includes:
- the pruA gene encoding L-glutamate gamma-semialdehyde dehydrogenase has translation MMKQFSNETLTDWSSPANRARMQAEMASVGSQLGSDYPLIIGEKRVATPRKQASLNPCNHRQAVGYVSRADVALAEEAMSAAWRAFDSWKKTTAEARAASVMKLAAVMRRRKAELAAWLVFEVAKNWTEADADVAEAIDFCEFYAGEMLRYSQMNPVMPHHAERNVQRYIPLGVGVVISPWNFPLAILTGMTTAAVVAGNTVIIKPANTAGVIAAKFMETIDEAGFPPGVINYLPGSGAEIGDYLVAHPHTRFISFTGSKEVGIRINKLAACISQGQVWIKRVVAELGGKDCIVVDETADLESAAQAIVKSTFGFQGQKCSACSRAIVVDSVYGEVLDRVLDLTARLTSGPAIENNDVNAVIDEHAHRSIMGYIGIGSQEGRIVIGGSGDAAAGYYVEPTVIADVLPGSRVAQEEIFGPVLSFIRARDFDNAVDIANGTQYGLTGAVFSRSRMRLERASDEMHVGNLYLNRGCTGALVGVHPFGGFNMSGTDSKAGGADYLLLFMQAKAISEAF, from the coding sequence CTGATGAAGCAATTCTCCAACGAAACACTGACCGATTGGTCCTCGCCGGCAAACCGCGCTCGCATGCAGGCGGAAATGGCGTCGGTAGGCTCTCAGCTTGGCAGCGACTACCCGCTCATCATTGGTGAGAAGAGAGTTGCTACCCCTCGGAAACAGGCTTCTCTCAACCCATGTAACCACCGACAGGCAGTGGGTTACGTGTCCAGGGCTGACGTGGCCCTGGCAGAAGAGGCCATGAGCGCAGCGTGGCGAGCCTTTGACTCGTGGAAGAAGACCACGGCAGAGGCTCGTGCAGCGTCGGTCATGAAACTCGCAGCTGTGATGCGCAGGAGAAAGGCCGAGCTTGCTGCGTGGCTGGTATTCGAGGTAGCCAAAAACTGGACCGAGGCAGACGCGGACGTTGCCGAGGCAATCGATTTCTGTGAGTTCTATGCCGGGGAAATGCTGAGGTATTCGCAGATGAATCCCGTAATGCCGCACCACGCCGAGAGAAATGTGCAGCGCTACATTCCTCTTGGCGTCGGTGTCGTGATCAGTCCCTGGAACTTCCCCCTTGCGATTCTCACTGGGATGACCACGGCAGCTGTTGTTGCCGGGAACACGGTCATAATCAAGCCCGCCAATACCGCTGGAGTGATCGCCGCCAAGTTCATGGAGACGATTGACGAGGCGGGGTTCCCCCCTGGCGTCATCAATTACCTTCCAGGGAGCGGCGCTGAGATAGGAGATTATCTCGTGGCGCACCCGCACACTAGATTCATCAGCTTTACAGGCTCCAAAGAAGTGGGGATTCGCATCAACAAGCTTGCCGCGTGCATCAGCCAGGGGCAGGTGTGGATCAAACGGGTGGTGGCGGAGCTCGGAGGCAAGGACTGCATCGTGGTGGACGAGACCGCAGATCTGGAGTCAGCCGCGCAGGCGATAGTCAAGTCCACCTTCGGCTTCCAGGGGCAGAAATGTTCCGCCTGTTCGAGGGCCATTGTCGTGGATTCCGTCTACGGCGAAGTGCTTGATAGGGTTCTTGACCTGACTGCTCGACTGACCTCTGGGCCTGCAATTGAGAACAATGACGTCAATGCTGTGATCGATGAGCACGCGCACAGGAGTATCATGGGCTACATCGGCATCGGCTCGCAGGAGGGGCGGATAGTGATCGGCGGAAGCGGCGACGCAGCGGCGGGCTATTACGTTGAGCCCACAGTGATCGCAGACGTGTTGCCAGGTAGCCGTGTTGCTCAGGAAGAGATATTCGGGCCAGTCCTGTCGTTCATAAGAGCGCGGGATTTCGACAACGCAGTCGACATAGCCAACGGCACCCAGTACGGGCTGACGGGCGCCGTATTCAGCCGGTCTCGGATGCGGCTGGAACGGGCCAGCGATGAAATGCATGTGGGCAACTTGTATCTGAACCGCGGGTGTACCGGCGCCCTGGTAGGAGTGCATCCATTCGGCGGATTCAACATGAGCGGGACCGACAGCAAGGCAGGCGGAGCAGACTACCTTCTTCTGTTCATGCAGGCCAAGGCGATCTCCGAGGCCTTCTAG
- a CDS encoding C69 family dipeptidase, which produces MDERVGENELRKPGNHEIYKVPAKDWPAGSMWDIVTLPQYTDGYQRHEVAEKPTGRQIPQAEYTFGHIRGHFGYISENQVAIGETTIGGRPEFANANGWFEVVHLTMLAMERGTSARQAIQLMGDKAVKHGYSDSGEMLSVADTKEAWVFEIVGPGPLWEKGSNEPGAYWIAQRVPDGQVAVSANSSVIREVDFDDHENFMYGPGILEYAAEKGWYSSASGEQFNWRKHFCARMRDDYSAKRVWRVFTLISPSLAGSLVESDLPFSAPVDKKISVADVFAMHRDHSEGSKYDGSKSLTAGPWNNPRRIEGYTWKVDGKTYEWHRAISLTRCEHVCVGQVCAWNSPESPTGGPCLRS; this is translated from the coding sequence TTGGATGAGCGAGTAGGCGAAAACGAGCTGCGGAAACCCGGGAATCACGAAATCTACAAGGTCCCCGCCAAGGACTGGCCGGCAGGCAGCATGTGGGACATTGTCACACTGCCGCAATACACCGATGGCTATCAGAGGCACGAGGTAGCCGAGAAGCCGACCGGCCGCCAAATCCCGCAGGCAGAGTATACCTTTGGCCACATAAGGGGCCACTTCGGCTACATAAGCGAGAACCAGGTCGCGATCGGCGAGACGACAATAGGCGGACGCCCGGAGTTCGCAAATGCTAACGGTTGGTTCGAGGTTGTGCACCTGACGATGCTCGCCATGGAGCGCGGCACTTCCGCACGCCAGGCAATCCAGCTCATGGGAGATAAGGCCGTAAAGCACGGATACTCCGACTCGGGCGAGATGCTCTCGGTCGCGGACACAAAGGAAGCATGGGTGTTCGAGATCGTCGGGCCTGGCCCGCTATGGGAGAAGGGCAGCAATGAACCTGGCGCCTACTGGATAGCCCAGCGCGTTCCGGATGGACAGGTCGCTGTTTCGGCCAACTCATCCGTGATTCGCGAAGTTGATTTCGATGACCACGAGAACTTCATGTACGGCCCTGGGATCCTCGAGTACGCGGCGGAGAAGGGCTGGTACAGCTCGGCAAGCGGCGAGCAGTTCAACTGGAGGAAGCACTTCTGCGCCAGGATGAGGGATGACTACAGCGCCAAGCGTGTCTGGAGAGTCTTCACCTTGATATCTCCCTCGCTTGCAGGCAGCCTCGTCGAATCGGATCTGCCGTTCTCGGCGCCAGTTGACAAGAAGATCTCAGTTGCGGACGTTTTCGCAATGCACCGCGATCACTCTGAAGGCTCGAAGTACGACGGAAGCAAGTCTCTCACCGCTGGGCCGTGGAACAACCCCAGGCGGATCGAGGGTTATACATGGAAGGTTGACGGCAAGACATACGAATGGCATAGGGCCATATCTCTCACCCGGTGTGAGCACGTGTGCGTAGGCCAGGTTTGCGCATGGAATTCACCCGAGAGTCCTACTGGTGGGCCATGTCTGCGATCATGA